The following proteins come from a genomic window of Mustela lutreola isolate mMusLut2 chromosome 6, mMusLut2.pri, whole genome shotgun sequence:
- the LOC131834284 gene encoding butyrophilin-like protein 1 — protein MVVSTDYSPAGFFLLLLLLQVSTWCSAVSRFLVKGPAEPIMVLLGADATLPCQLSPEQSAAHMHIRWYRNQLSPAVFVYQNGQEQGGEQMLEYRGRTEFMRDSINKGRVALLIQHVRASDHGQYWCHFMDGQSSQEAIVELHVIGLGSAPLVRMMGPEDGGIQVLCSADGWFPKPRVQWSDMMGVNLQSLSEFQTQDEDGLFCVEASLVVTDSSLGNVTCSIQNPLSGQEKASAIFLPEPFFPRMDPWKAALAGTVPVLMLFLLGISYTGWKKHQAKEREVKKKQRESRERYQMENEKERALKAKENLKAELEQRKALYLRDWKKAWLYPDWRKEKFQPANVMINQEIHRNNCDLESKENFREETQDLSLSDKRWDCNLITLNQQGFTSGRHYWEVDIKDTDEWTLGIYEKLIGKSGLSTDLQKKKFRVLEKKGCKCRALICGPQGIFLKEVLKIEKYPQKIVIFLDYEDKDISFYDMIQGTHIFSFTQESFTGSLYPYFNTKSMEHSPHEQY, from the exons TGTCCAGGTTTTTGGTGAAGGGACCGGCTGAGCCCATCATGGTTCTACTAGGGGCAGATGCCACTTTGCCCTGCCAGCTGTCCCCTGAGCAGAGTGCTGCCCACATGCACATTCGGTGGTACCGAAACCAACTCTCCCCCGCTGTGTTTGTGTACCAGAATGGACAGGAACAAGGTGGGGAACAAATGCTGGAATACCGTGGCAGGACAGAGTTCATGAGGGACTCCATCAACAAAGGACGTGTGGCCCTGCTGATCCAACATGTTCGTGCCTCTGATCATGGCCAGTACTGGTGTCATTTTATGGATGGTCAGAGCTCCCAAGAGGCTATTGTGGAGCTGCATGTTATAG GGTTGGGCTCTGCACCTCTTGTTCGTATGATGGGACCTGAGGATGGTGGGATCCAAGTGTTGTGCTCTGCAGATGGCTGGTTCCCAAAACCCAGGGTGCAGTGGAGTGACATGATGGGAGTGAATCTACAGTCCCTCTCTGAGTTTCAGACCCAGGATGAAGATGGGCTCTTCTGTGTGGAAGCATCTCTTGTGGTCACAGATAGCTCTCTGGGCAATGTGACCTGTTCCATCCAGAATCCCCTCTCTGGACAGGAGAAAGCATCTGCAATCTTCCTCCCTG AGCCTTTCTTCCCCAGAATGGACCCATGGAAGGCAGCCCTGGCTGGGACAGTCCCTGTGCTGATGCTCTTTCTCCTTGGGATCAGCTACACTGGCTGGAAAAAACATCAAGccaaagaaagagaagtaaagaaaaagcaaagagaatctCGTGAAAGATATCAgatggaaaatgaaaaggaaagagcaCTTAAGGCCAAAG AGAACCTCAAGGCAGAGCTTG AACAGCGAAAGGCACTATACCTTAGAG attGGAAGAAGGCCTGGCTTTATCCTG ACTGGAGGAAGGAAAAGTTCCAGCCTG CCAATGTGATGATAAATCAAGAAATCCATCGGAATAATTGTGACCTAGAGAGCAAAGAGAACttcagagaggaaacacaggatCTATCTCTTAGTGATAAGAGATGGGACTGCAACCTTATCACACTAAATCAGCAAGGCTTCACCTCAGGAAGACATTACTGGGAAGTGGATATTAAGGACACTGATGAGTGGACCCTAGGCATTTATGAGAAGCTCATAGGCAAGAGTGGATTATCCACAgatctacaaaaaaagaaattcagagtcTTAGAAAAGAAAGGATGTAAATGCAGGGCTCTCATCTGTGGCCCTCAAGGCATTTTCCTGAAAGAAGTTCTCAAGATAGAAAAGTATCCACAAAAGATTGTGATTTTTTTGGATTATGAAGACAAAGACATTTCTTTCTATGACATGATTCAAGGTACCCACATCTTCTCCTTTACCCAGGAAAGCTTCACTGGATCACTCTATCCTTACTTCAACACTAAATCCATGGAGCACTCCCCACATGAGCAATATTAA